One window of the Pyrus communis chromosome 17, drPyrComm1.1, whole genome shotgun sequence genome contains the following:
- the LOC137722623 gene encoding coatomer subunit beta-1: MEKSCSLLVHFDKGTPAIANEIKESLEGNDVDAKIDAMKKAIMLLLNGETLPQLFITIVRYVLPSEDHTVQKLLLLYLEIIDKTDQKGRVLPEMILICQNLRNNLQHPNEYIRGVTLRFLCRLNEPEIIEPLIPSVLQNLEHRHPYIRRNAILAVMSIYKLPNGEQLLVDAPEMIEKILSTEQDQSAKRNAFLMLFTCAQERAINYLLTNVDRVSEWGELLQMIVLELIRKVCRTNRGEKGRYIKIIISLLNAPSTAVVYECAGTLVSLSYAPTAIRAAANTYCQLLLSQSDNNVKLIVLDRLTELKSSHREVVADMFMDVLRALSSPNLDIRRKTLDIVLDLVTHKNINEVVLTLKKEVVKTQNGELEKNGEYRQMLIQAIHSCAIKFPEVASTVVHLLMDFLGDSNVASAVDVVIFVREIIETNPKLRVSIITRLLDTFYQIRASRVCSCALWIIGEYCMSLSEVESGIATIKQCLGELPFFSVSEEESNDSSKKVQQVNSMTVSSKRPAILADGTYATQSAASETAFSPPTLVQGSLASGNLRSLLLTGDFFLGAVVACTLTKLVLRLEEVQPSKVEVNKASSQALLIVVSMLQLGQSPVLPHPIDSDSYDRIVLCIRLLCNTGDEIRKIWLKSCRQSFVDMLSEKQLRETEEIKAKAQISRAQPDDLIDFYHLKSRKGMSQLELEDEVQDDLKRATGQFVKDGDDANKLNRIIQLTGFSDPVYAEAYVTVHHYDIVLDVTVINRTKETLQNLCLELATMGDLKLVERPQNYTLAPESSKQIKANIKVSSTETGVIFGNIVYETSNVHERTVVVLNDIHIDIMDYISPAVCSDGAFRTMWAEFEWENKVAVNTVIQHEKEFLDHIMKSTNMKCLTAPSALDGECGFLAANLYAKSVFGEDALVNVSIEKQTDGKLSGYIRIRSKTQGIALSLGDKITLKQKGAS; encoded by the exons ATGGAGAAATCTTGTAGTCTGCTCGTTCACTTTGACAAGGGGACACCTGCAATTGCAAATGAAATCAAGGAATCTCTCGAGGGCAATGATGTGGATGCAAAGATAGATGCAATGAAAAAGGCAATCATGCTTTTGTTGAATGGTGAAACGTTACCTCAACTTTTTATTACAATCGTAAGATATGTTTTGCCTTCTGAGGACCACACTGTCCAGAAGTTGTTGCTCCTATATTTGGAGATAATCGACAAAACTGATCAAAAGGGTAGAGTCTTGCCTGAAATGATTTTAATATGCCAAAATTTGAGGAACAACCTACAGCACCCCAATGAGTATATTCGTGGTGTAACTTTGAGGTTTCTTTGCCGGTTGAATGAGCCTGAAATAATTGAGCCATTAATCCCTTCTGTTTTGCAAAATTTGGAGCATCGGCATCCTTATATTAGAAGAAATGCTATATTAGCTGTGATGTCCATATATAAGCTACCAAACGGGGAGCAACTCTTGGTTGATGCACCTGAAATGATTGAGAAGATTCTTTCTACAGAGCAGGATCAATCTGCTAAGCGGAATGCGTTTCTCATGCTCTTTACTTGTGCCCAGGAACGTGCAATTAATTACCTTTTGACCAATGTTGATAGGGTGTCTGAATGGGGTGAATTGTTGCAAATGATTGTGTTAGAGCTGATACGAAAAGTGTGTAGAACAAACCGTGGGGAGAAGGGGAGGTACATTAAGATCATTATATCTTTGCTGAATGCGCCTTCAACTGCAGTTGTATATGAGTGTGCTGGAACACTTGTTTCCTTGTCGTATGCTCCTACTGCTATTAGAGCTGCTGCCAATACCTACTGTCAGCTGCTTCTTTCTCAGAGTGACAACAATGTGAAGCTTATTGTTCTTGATCGGCTGACTGAGCTAAAGTCTTCTCATAGGGAAGTTGTGGCTGATATGTTCATGGATGTGCTTAGGGCACTTTCTAGTCCAAATCTTGATATCAGGAGGAAGACCCTAGACATTGTTCTCGACTTGGTTACGCACAAGAACATCAATGAGGTTGTTCTTACTTTGAAAAAGGAAGTTGTTAAGACTCAGAATGGAGAGCTAGAAAAGAATGGTGAATACAGGCAGATGCTTATTCAAGCCATTCATTCTTGTGCAATAAAGTTCCCAGAAGTTGCGAGCACAGTGGTACATCTGTTGATGGATTTCTTGGGAGACAGCAATGTTGCTTCTGCTGTTGATGTGGTGATTTTTGTCCGAGAGATAATAGAAACCAACCCTAAACTAAGGGTGTCTATAATAACAAGGCTATTGGACACTTTCTACCAAATCCGAGCATCACGGGTTTGTTCTTGTGCCCTTTGGATTATTGGAGAATATTGCATGTCACTTTCTGAAGTTGAGAGCGGAATTGCAACAATTAAACAGTGCCTAGGAGAATTGCCCTTTTTCTCGGTTTCAGAAGAAGAAAGTAATGATTCTTCAAAAAAGGTTCAGCAAGTAAACTCCATGACCGTGTCTTCTAAAAGACCAGCTATTCTTGCTGATGGAACTTATGCCACACAGAGTGCTGCATCTGAAACTGCTTTCTCTCCCCCTACCCTTGTTCAAGGATCCTTGGCATCTGGGAACTTGAGATCCCTGCTTCTCACTGGTGACTTTTTCCTCGGGGCAGTTGTCGCATGCACTCTGACCAAGCTTGTTCTGAGATTGGAAGAGGTCCAGCCATCCAAAGTTGAAGTGAATAAAGCATCTTCACAAGCACTGTTGATCGTTGTCTCTATGCTGCAATTAGGACAATCTCCGGTTCTTCCACATCCAATTGACAGTGATTCTTATGATAGGATTGTCCTCTGCATAAGATTGCTATGCAATACTGGTGATGAGATCAGAAAAATATGGTTGAAATCTTGCCGTCAAAGTTTTGTTGACATGCTTTCAGAAAAACAATTAAGGGAGACAGAGGAGATAAAAGCAAAGGCTCAGATTTCTCGTGCACAACCAGACGACCTTATTGACTTTTACCATTTAAAGAGCAGGAAG GGTATGAGCCAACTGGAACTGGAAGATGAGGTTCAAGATGATTTAAAACGTGCTACAGGACAGTTTGTCAAAGATGGGGATGATGCAAACAAGCTTAACCGAATCATCCAACTCACTGGATTTAGCGACCCAGTGTATGCTGAAGCATATGTGACTGTCCATCATTATGATATTGTCCTTGATGTCACAGTTATTAATCGAACCAAAGAGACCTTACAGAACTTGTGCTTAGAGTTGGCAACCATGGGTGATCTTAAGCTTGTTGAGCGGCCACAGAATTATACTCTGGCTCCTGAATCTAGTAAGCAAATAAAGGCTAATATCAAGGTGTCCTCAACTGAGACTGGAGTCATATTTGGAAACATTGTTTATGAGACCTCGAATGTGCATGAGCGTACAGTTGTCGTCCTCAATGATATTCATATCGACATAATGGACTACATCTCTCCTGCTGTTTGTAGTGATGGAGCTTTTAGGACCATGTGGGCAGAGTTTGAGTGGGAGAACAAG GTTGCTGTCAACACTGTAATTCAACATGAGAAGGAATTTCTTGACCATATCATGAAATCAACTAACATGAAGTGCCTCACTGCACC ATCGGCACTGGATGGTGAGTGCGGATTCCTGGCTGCCAACTTGTACGCGAAGAGTGTGTTTGGAGAGGACGCCTTGGTGAATGTTAGCATTGAAAAGCAAACAGATGGAAAGCTTAGTGGCTATATCCGGATAAGGAGCAAGACCCAAGGAATTGCTCTCAGTTTGGGCGACAAGATTACTCTCAAGCAGAAGGGAGCCAGTTAA